In Pseudosulfitobacter pseudonitzschiae, the sequence GGAAAACGTGACCGAGGATGACTTTGACCGTGTGTTCAACGTCAACATGAAGTCGGTCTATCTGACCGCCCGCAGCCTTGTACCCCACATGAAAGAACGCGGCACGGGGGCAATTCTGAACATCGCGTCGACCGCAGGCGTGTCGCCACGCCCGAACCTGAACTGGTACAACGCCTCGAAGGGGTGGATGATCACCGCGACCCGCACGATGGCGGTGGAATTGGCCCCCAGCGGCGTGCGGGTGAACGCGCTGAACCCCGTAGCAGGCGAAACCCCGTTGCTGAAATCGTTCATGGGCGAGGACACGCCGGAAATCCGCGCCAAATTCCTGTCAACGATCCCGCTGGGCCGCTTTTCCCAACCCGAAGATCTAGCAAACGCCGCACTGTTTCTATGCTCGGACGAGGCCAGCATGATCACAGGCGTCGCCATGGAAGTAGACGGGGGCCGTTGCATATGAAGACAATCAATCTGGCGACCAAGCTGGCGCAATTCAGCACCCATTGGGATCCGCATGTGGTGGCCGACTACAACGACAACGATGTGATGGTGGTGAAGTTTCAGGGCGAATTTCCCTTTCACATGCACGCGGACACCGATGACTTCTTTCTGGTTCTCGAAGGCGAAATGGTCATGGATCTGGAAGACGCCGAACACCGTGTCAGCGCGGGCGAATTGTTCATCGTACCGCGTGGGGTCACCCACCGCCCCCGCGCCGAGATGGAATGCAAGGTGTTGTTGATCGAACCCAAGGGCGTGCCAAATACCGGCGATCCTGCCACCGCCGCCCCCAAACCACGGATTTGACATGATAAAACCCGGTCCCCGCAACCTGCTGACTGACGTCCCCGGCCTGCGCGTTGGCAACGCCACCGATCAGGCGTTGAAATCGGGGGCAACTGTGGTCACGGCCGATGCACCGTTCACAGCGTCGGTTGCGGTGATGGGCGGCGCGCCCGGCTCGCGCGAAACGGATCTGCTGCAACCGGATAAATCGGTTGCGGCGGTCGATGCACTGGTGCTGTCGGGGGGGTCTGCCTATGGGCTGGATGCCTGTTCGGGCGTGGTCGACGGGCTGAGGATTGCGGGGCGCGGCTACCGTGTGGCCGATGCGGTGATTCCGCTGGTTCCGGGTGCAATCATCTTTGACCTGCTGTCAGGTGGCGACAAGGATTGGGGCGAAAACCCCTATCGCAAGCTGGGCCGCGCAGCACACGACGCTGCAAGCGACACCTTCGATCTGGGCAGCGTCGGCGCGGGCACCGGTGCGATGACTGCGATGATGAAGGGCGGGCTTGGCTCGGCTTCGCTTGTGCTGCCGGATGGCACGACCGTGGCAGCATTGGTTGCCGCAAACCCGATGGGGGCCGTGACCACACCGGGCGACAAACACTTTTGGGCGGCGCCTTTTGAAATCGAAGACGAATTTGGCGGTGCGGGCCCCGATCCCGCCAGCGGACTGGGTCGCACATTTGACAGCCGCAAAGCCAATGCAGTGATGGAGCGCGCCAATACCACAATTGCCATCGTTGCCACCGACGCCACCCTGTCCAAAGCACAGTGCCAGCGCATGGCATGGGCCGCACATGACGGCATCGGGCGCGCCTGTGTGCCTGCGCACAGTCCGGCCGACGGCGATCTGGTCTTTGCCTTGTCTACGGGGGCACGATCCATGCACGACGAACACCGCGACCTGACGATGATCGGCCACGCCGCAGCCATTTGCCTGTCGCGCGCCATTGCACGGGGCGTCTATCTGGCTCATCCCGAACCTGACGATCTGCTGCCCTGCTGGAGTGACTTTAATGCCTGAGATGTCCGACCTTTATGGCCTACCTGTCACCGGTGCAGACGCCGCCACCCTGCAAGGAATCGACGATTTCGTACACGGCTTTATCAGCTTCCAGACCAAGGCCGCCAATGTCCTGAAAGCAGCCGAGGCCGCACCCGACTGTCCGCTGGTCAACGCCTATGCCGCGATTCTGTATATGCTGCTGGAAGCCCCTGTTGCGCCACAACTGGCCGCGCCGTTCCTGAAGGCAGCCGAGACAGCCGCCCCGAATGCCACCCCGCGTGAACAGGCCACTGTGAACGCCGCACGACTGTTTCACGACGGTAAAATCCCCGAACTGATTGCCCTGTGCGAAGAAACCATTCGCCGCTTTCCCCGTGATATGGTGATGCTGAAACTGGGCCAGTACCACACTTTCAACATTGGCGATTTTCCCGCGATGCTGCGGATCGCCACCCGCGCTTTTCCGGCGTCCGACGACATCGCCTATGCCCACGGGATGCTGGCGTTCGGATACGAGGAATGTCACCTGCTGGATCAAGCCGAAGCTGCCGCGCGCTGCGCGATGAAACTGCGCCACGACGAGCCGTGGGCGCATCACGCGCTGGCGCATATCTATCTGACACGCGGCGACGTGGCTGGTGGCACGGCCTTTCTGGAAAGCGTGGCGGACACATGGCGCGATCTGAACAGCTTTATGCGCAGCCACAACTGGTGGCATCTGGCGCTGTTCTACATCAGTCAGGGACGGCATGATGATGTGCTGCGGGCCTATGACGAAAACGTCTGGGGTCTGGCCAAAGACTATAGTCAGGATCAGGTCGGGGCTGTGTCGCTGCTGGCGCGGCTGGACTTTGCGGGCATCGACGTGGGCGACCGCTGGGCCGATGTGGTCGCGCATGTGGCCCAAAGAGGTGCCGACACGGTCAGCCCGTTCCTGACGCTACAATATCTCTATGCGCTGGGTCGCACCGACGATCGTGCCGCGCTGGGCGTTATGATGGACGCGATCACTGCACGCGCTGCAGACACCACGCAGTACGATCACCGCGCATGGGCCGAAGTGGCCCTGCCTGCAGCCCAAGGGATCGTGGCCCATGCAGACGGGAACTGGTCACAGGCTGCGCGGTTGATGGGCATTGCCCTGCCCCGTCTGGCCGAATGTGGCGGCAGCCACGCCCAGCGCGATCTGTTCGACCAGATCCATCTGGATGCGCTGATGGCGAACGGGGATATGGCGCGCGCCCAGCAAGTACTGGAAATGCGGCGCACATATGATCCGGACGGCGTGCCGCTGAACCGGATGCTGGCCGAGGTTTACACCCGCAACGGTCTGCCGGAACTGGCGGCACAGGCACAGGCCCGCACCGCCGGTCATTCGTTCGATTAGCTGTCGCTGTCGGCGGGCGCTTCTGCGGGGGCGGCTTCGGGACCAACGCGCGCCAGATAGGCGGCGACGTCTGCGCCACCTTTCTTCAGCTTGAAAACCATACCCGACTTGGCTTTGGAATCATCCAGAAACTCGCGCAGGAATTCACGCGGGTCGGCAACATATTCCGTCAGCAGCGCCTGATCCCAGATCAGACCCGCCTCGCCCGCAGCGATGAGGGCCTTTTGATATTTAAAGCCTTCAACGGTCCCGGCCTGACGCCCGATGACACCGTAAAGGTTCGGCCCGGTACGCCCGCCTTTTTCAATCACCTCGTCGCCGTTCGAGATCATGTGGCAGCTTTTGCATTTGCCAAAGGTCTTGGCTCCCGCATCGGCATCTCCCGCATCGTGGCTATCGGCAAAGGCAGGTGTGGTAAGGGCAAGAACAGCAAGAACGCGAAACATGGATTTCATTGGATCACTCCGATCAATTGGCTTCTGGATTGGCTGACCTGAGGTTAGCACGCACCCCTGCGAACGCTGCGTGCCACGGTGTCGCATCACACGGCGTCAGGCTGGTTGGCCGGGGCCGCGCGTTCAAAGGCAGGCAGCGCCATACAGGCGTCATGGATACGCGCGATGGTGGGATAATCGTCCAGCCCCACGCCAAACCGTCCGTTGTTCAGCACCTGCGCGAACAGACACAGATCAGCCAGTCCGGGTATCTCGCCGTGGCAAAACGTGCCGGTCTGCGCCTCGGACGACAACCGCGCCTCAAGACTTTCCATGCCAGCTTTGGCCCATTTGCGGAACCACGCCGCTTTGCCATCAGCATCAACGCCGTATTCGGTTTCAAGATGTTTGAGAATACGCAGGTTGTTCACGGGATGTACGTCTAACGCGATAATATGTGCAAGACTGCGCACCCGCGCCCGCCCCCATGCATCCGCAGGCAGCAATGGGGGCTGTGGGTGGGTTTCATCGAGCCATTCGATGATCGCCAGCGATTGCGGCAGCGGGCCGTCGTCCGTGATTAGGGTCGGCACCAGCCCTTGTGGGTTCAGTGCCAGATGTTCTGCCCCGCGTTGTTCGTCCTTCAGTAGCGCATGCGCAACATAGTCGAAATCCAGTCCCTTGAGGTTCAGCGCCGCCCGCACCCGTGTGGACGTGGACGAGCGGAAGTAGTTGTGCAGAACAAGGGTCATGCGCGTGGCCCGATGGTAACCTGCAATTCGGCAATACCGTCGACGCCGCCGGTCATCACATCCCCCGACTGCACCGCACCCACACCCGCTGGCGTGCCCGTCATGATGATGTCGCCGGGGGCCAGCGTCATCGCCTCGCTGAGCGTCGCAATATGTTCCGACACCGGCCAGATCAGATCGGCAATATCCGCGTCCTGCCGTACTTCGCCATTGACTGCCAGCCAGATGCGCCCGCGTTCAAGGCTGGCAACATCTGCAACTGGCACGATGGGCGCAATCGGGGCGGATTGGTCAAAGGCCTTGCTCCAGTCCCAAGGGCGGCGCGTCTGTTTGGCCAGATTCTGCAAATCGCGGCGCGTCAGATCAATGCCGACCGACGCCCCCCAGATATGCGCAGGCACATCGGCAGGCGCTATGTCGGCCCCGCCCTTGCCGATTGCGATAACCAACTCGATCTCGAAATGCAGGTCTTCGGTCAGCGACGGATAGGGCACAGTGCAGGGCGTATCAACGACGGCATCCGCAGGCTTGGTGAAAAAGAACGGCGGTTCGCGATCCGGGTCGTTGCCCATTTCGCGGGCGTGGGCGACATAGTTGCGACCGACACAAAAAACGCGGCGCACGGGAAAGCGCTCGGTACGACCTGCGACGGCCAGTGAAGCTTGGGGGGCGGGAGGGAAAACAAAGCTCATGTCAAAGACCTTTCGAACAACTTTCAACCCGTTGTGGGCCAAGTCGCAGCGATTGGCAAATTCCCACACTCAGGCTTTTTCGAAG encodes:
- a CDS encoding tetratricopeptide repeat protein, which produces MPEMSDLYGLPVTGADAATLQGIDDFVHGFISFQTKAANVLKAAEAAPDCPLVNAYAAILYMLLEAPVAPQLAAPFLKAAETAAPNATPREQATVNAARLFHDGKIPELIALCEETIRRFPRDMVMLKLGQYHTFNIGDFPAMLRIATRAFPASDDIAYAHGMLAFGYEECHLLDQAEAAARCAMKLRHDEPWAHHALAHIYLTRGDVAGGTAFLESVADTWRDLNSFMRSHNWWHLALFYISQGRHDDVLRAYDENVWGLAKDYSQDQVGAVSLLARLDFAGIDVGDRWADVVAHVAQRGADTVSPFLTLQYLYALGRTDDRAALGVMMDAITARAADTTQYDHRAWAEVALPAAQGIVAHADGNWSQAARLMGIALPRLAECGGSHAQRDLFDQIHLDALMANGDMARAQQVLEMRRTYDPDGVPLNRMLAEVYTRNGLPELAAQAQARTAGHSFD
- a CDS encoding SDR family oxidoreductase, with the protein product MRLQGKTAIVTGAASGFGEGIVRRFAAEGARVLVADINGEGAAKVAADLGTEYCQVDVGSGASVQAMADTALKALGQVDILVNNAGITHMPQPMENVTEDDFDRVFNVNMKSVYLTARSLVPHMKERGTGAILNIASTAGVSPRPNLNWYNASKGWMITATRTMAVELAPSGVRVNALNPVAGETPLLKSFMGEDTPEIRAKFLSTIPLGRFSQPEDLANAALFLCSDEASMITGVAMEVDGGRCI
- the maiA gene encoding maleylacetoacetate isomerase, translating into MTLVLHNYFRSSTSTRVRAALNLKGLDFDYVAHALLKDEQRGAEHLALNPQGLVPTLITDDGPLPQSLAIIEWLDETHPQPPLLPADAWGRARVRSLAHIIALDVHPVNNLRILKHLETEYGVDADGKAAWFRKWAKAGMESLEARLSSEAQTGTFCHGEIPGLADLCLFAQVLNNGRFGVGLDDYPTIARIHDACMALPAFERAAPANQPDAV
- a CDS encoding fumarylacetoacetate hydrolase family protein, yielding MSFVFPPAPQASLAVAGRTERFPVRRVFCVGRNYVAHAREMGNDPDREPPFFFTKPADAVVDTPCTVPYPSLTEDLHFEIELVIAIGKGGADIAPADVPAHIWGASVGIDLTRRDLQNLAKQTRRPWDWSKAFDQSAPIAPIVPVADVASLERGRIWLAVNGEVRQDADIADLIWPVSEHIATLSEAMTLAPGDIIMTGTPAGVGAVQSGDVMTGGVDGIAELQVTIGPRA
- a CDS encoding c-type cytochrome, giving the protein MKSMFRVLAVLALTTPAFADSHDAGDADAGAKTFGKCKSCHMISNGDEVIEKGGRTGPNLYGVIGRQAGTVEGFKYQKALIAAGEAGLIWDQALLTEYVADPREFLREFLDDSKAKSGMVFKLKKGGADVAAYLARVGPEAAPAEAPADSDS
- a CDS encoding cupin domain-containing protein — translated: MKTINLATKLAQFSTHWDPHVVADYNDNDVMVVKFQGEFPFHMHADTDDFFLVLEGEMVMDLEDAEHRVSAGELFIVPRGVTHRPRAEMECKVLLIEPKGVPNTGDPATAAPKPRI
- a CDS encoding P1 family peptidase, encoding MKPGPRNLLTDVPGLRVGNATDQALKSGATVVTADAPFTASVAVMGGAPGSRETDLLQPDKSVAAVDALVLSGGSAYGLDACSGVVDGLRIAGRGYRVADAVIPLVPGAIIFDLLSGGDKDWGENPYRKLGRAAHDAASDTFDLGSVGAGTGAMTAMMKGGLGSASLVLPDGTTVAALVAANPMGAVTTPGDKHFWAAPFEIEDEFGGAGPDPASGLGRTFDSRKANAVMERANTTIAIVATDATLSKAQCQRMAWAAHDGIGRACVPAHSPADGDLVFALSTGARSMHDEHRDLTMIGHAAAICLSRAIARGVYLAHPEPDDLLPCWSDFNA